In Alteromonas naphthalenivorans, one DNA window encodes the following:
- the ilvA gene encoding threonine ammonia-lyase, biosynthetic: MTVSDHDYLKKILLAPVYDVAVSSELSYMSLLSAELGNEIFLKREDQQPVKSFKLRGAYNRISSLSEAQLKAGVIGASAGNHAQGLAYSARRKGIQATIVMPETTPDIKVDAVRRFGGDHVNVVLHGTSFDQASGHAKALCAEHGYTFVPPFDDPDVIAGQGTVARELLEQNPNLDILFVAVGGGGLAAGIAVYLKQLKPEIKIVAVESEESACFALAQKEGAPAALDNVGIFADGVAVKVMGQETFRLCNRLVDETMTVTNDEICGAIKDIFDDTRVIAEPAGALSVAAIRKYAKQHDLTGKKLGGILCGANINFHTLRYVSERCELGEQKEAVFAVKIPERKGAFKQFCECVGAKAITEFNYRYANDDEAHIFVGVKLKGGQQEFLSLQSDLEDKGYQCFNLTNNELAKLHVRHMVGGRPPAILNEQVFSFEFPERPGALLTFLNTLGESWNITLFHYRNHGAAEGLVLVGFDIAPESREAFNEHVIELGYKVDEVTEDPAYKFFLSQPSK; the protein is encoded by the coding sequence ATGACCGTTAGCGATCACGACTATTTAAAGAAAATTCTATTAGCCCCTGTTTACGACGTAGCCGTAAGCAGTGAGCTTTCTTACATGTCGTTGTTGTCTGCCGAATTAGGCAATGAAATATTCTTAAAGCGTGAAGACCAGCAACCCGTTAAGTCATTTAAGTTACGCGGCGCTTACAACCGTATAAGTTCGTTAAGCGAAGCACAGCTTAAAGCAGGCGTTATCGGTGCTTCAGCGGGTAATCACGCACAAGGTTTAGCGTACAGTGCTAGGCGCAAGGGCATTCAGGCAACTATTGTGATGCCTGAAACTACCCCTGACATCAAAGTGGATGCAGTACGCCGTTTTGGCGGCGACCATGTAAACGTTGTCCTGCATGGCACTAGCTTTGACCAAGCCAGTGGTCACGCTAAAGCGCTTTGTGCAGAACATGGTTACACCTTTGTACCGCCTTTCGATGACCCTGATGTTATTGCGGGTCAAGGAACCGTTGCACGGGAATTGCTAGAACAAAACCCTAACTTGGATATTTTATTTGTTGCGGTAGGCGGTGGCGGTTTAGCGGCTGGTATTGCGGTTTACTTAAAGCAATTAAAGCCTGAGATTAAAATTGTTGCCGTTGAATCAGAAGAGTCTGCCTGTTTTGCCTTGGCGCAAAAAGAAGGTGCACCTGCTGCACTTGATAACGTAGGCATTTTTGCCGATGGCGTTGCCGTTAAGGTCATGGGGCAAGAAACCTTTAGGCTGTGTAATCGCCTAGTTGATGAAACCATGACGGTAACCAACGATGAAATATGCGGTGCCATTAAAGATATTTTTGATGACACTCGTGTTATTGCTGAGCCTGCAGGAGCCTTGTCTGTGGCGGCCATTCGAAAGTATGCCAAGCAGCACGACCTTACCGGCAAGAAGCTAGGCGGCATTTTATGCGGCGCGAATATTAACTTTCATACTTTGCGTTATGTGTCTGAACGCTGTGAACTGGGCGAGCAAAAAGAAGCCGTATTCGCAGTGAAAATTCCTGAGCGCAAAGGGGCATTTAAGCAGTTCTGTGAATGTGTTGGCGCAAAGGCGATTACTGAATTTAACTATCGTTATGCTAATGACGACGAAGCCCATATTTTTGTAGGGGTTAAATTAAAAGGCGGCCAGCAAGAATTCTTAAGCCTGCAAAGCGACTTAGAAGATAAAGGCTATCAGTGCTTTAATTTAACCAATAACGAATTAGCCAAACTGCACGTTCGTCACATGGTAGGGGGAAGACCACCGGCCATTCTAAACGAGCAAGTATTCAGTTTTGAATTCCCAGAGCGCCCTGGCGCATTGCTAACCTTCTTAAATACCTTGGGTGAATCTTGGAACATTACCTTGTTTCATTACCGCAACCACGGTGCGGCAGAAGGTTTAGTGTTGGTTGGGTTTGATATTGCCCCTGAAAGCCGAGAGGCTTTCAATGAGCATGTTATTGAACTTGGCTACAAAGTAGATGAAGTCACAGAAGATCCTGCCTATAAGTTCTTCTTGTCACAACCATCTAAGTAA
- the ilvD gene encoding dihydroxy-acid dehydratase — translation MPKLRSATTTQGRNMAGSRALWRATGMKDSDFGKPIIAIANSFTQFVPGHVHLKDMGQLVARSVEAAGGVAKEFNTIAVDDGIAMGHSGMLYSLPSREIIADAVEYMVNAHCADAIVCISNCDKITPGMLMASLRLNVPVVFVSGGPMEAGKTKLSDQIIKLDLVDAMVAAADDKVSDSDTDEIERSACPTCGSCSGMFTANSMNCLTEALGLSLPGNGSMLATHADREGLFKKAGSQIVELCKRYYGDDDESVLPRNIANFNAFENAMSLDIAMGGSTNTILHLLAAAMEGEIPFTMNDIDRLSRKVPHLCKVAPSTPKYHMEDVHRAGGVLGILNELNKGGLLHGDANHVLGKSLTEVIADWDITNPDNTDAIKFFRAGPAGIRTTQAFSQSCRWDEADSDRENGCIRSVENAFSQEGGLAVLYGNVAEDGCIVKTAGVDDSILKFTGTARIYESQDDAVAGILADDVKAGDVVFIRYEGPRGGPGMQEMLYPTSYLKSKGLGKSCALVTDGRFSGGTSGLSIGHCSPEAASGGGIGLVEHGDKIEIDIPNRSINIAISDEELAERRAKMEASEKPWRPKDRVREVSTSLKTFAALATSADKGAVRDVSKLENL, via the coding sequence ATGCCCAAGTTACGATCTGCAACGACTACGCAAGGTAGAAATATGGCCGGCTCACGCGCTCTTTGGCGTGCAACGGGAATGAAGGATTCTGATTTCGGTAAACCTATTATTGCTATTGCTAACTCTTTCACGCAGTTTGTGCCGGGGCATGTGCATCTAAAAGACATGGGTCAATTAGTGGCACGAAGCGTTGAAGCCGCCGGTGGTGTAGCAAAAGAATTTAATACTATCGCGGTAGATGATGGTATTGCTATGGGCCACAGTGGCATGCTTTACAGCTTACCTTCCCGTGAAATTATTGCTGATGCAGTAGAATACATGGTGAACGCGCACTGCGCCGACGCCATTGTATGTATTTCAAACTGCGACAAAATTACGCCAGGAATGTTAATGGCGTCATTGCGCTTAAACGTACCTGTTGTGTTTGTATCAGGCGGTCCGATGGAAGCGGGTAAAACTAAGCTTTCTGATCAAATCATCAAACTCGACTTAGTGGATGCCATGGTAGCCGCTGCCGACGATAAAGTGAGTGACTCTGATACCGACGAAATCGAACGTTCTGCGTGTCCTACCTGTGGCTCATGCTCAGGTATGTTTACTGCAAACTCAATGAACTGCTTAACGGAAGCACTCGGTTTATCGCTTCCGGGTAACGGTTCAATGCTAGCCACCCACGCTGACCGTGAAGGTTTGTTTAAAAAAGCAGGTTCGCAAATCGTAGAGCTGTGTAAACGTTACTATGGCGACGATGACGAAAGCGTCTTGCCACGTAATATTGCTAACTTCAATGCCTTTGAGAACGCCATGAGCTTAGACATTGCCATGGGTGGTTCAACTAACACCATTTTGCATTTGTTAGCAGCAGCAATGGAAGGTGAAATACCTTTCACTATGAACGACATCGATAGACTGTCACGTAAGGTTCCCCACCTTTGTAAAGTGGCACCGTCTACCCCGAAATACCATATGGAAGACGTACACCGTGCAGGTGGCGTATTAGGTATTTTAAATGAATTAAACAAAGGTGGCTTACTGCATGGTGATGCAAACCATGTATTAGGTAAGTCACTTACAGAAGTCATTGCAGACTGGGATATCACCAACCCAGACAATACCGACGCGATTAAATTTTTCCGTGCAGGCCCTGCCGGCATTCGTACTACCCAAGCATTCAGCCAAAGCTGTCGTTGGGATGAAGCAGATAGCGACCGTGAAAACGGTTGTATTCGCTCAGTTGAAAATGCCTTTAGCCAAGAAGGTGGCCTAGCCGTGTTATACGGTAATGTGGCAGAAGATGGCTGTATTGTTAAAACCGCTGGTGTTGACGACTCGATTTTGAAGTTCACCGGTACTGCACGTATTTACGAAAGCCAAGATGATGCCGTAGCCGGTATTTTGGCTGACGATGTTAAAGCAGGCGATGTGGTATTTATTCGTTACGAAGGCCCACGCGGCGGACCGGGTATGCAAGAAATGCTTTACCCCACTTCATACTTGAAGTCGAAAGGCTTAGGTAAATCTTGTGCTCTCGTTACTGATGGCCGTTTCTCTGGTGGTACTAGTGGCCTGTCGATTGGTCACTGCTCGCCAGAAGCTGCCAGTGGCGGTGGTATTGGTTTAGTTGAGCACGGCGATAAGATTGAAATTGATATTCCAAATCGTAGCATCAACATCGCTATTAGCGATGAAGAGCTAGCAGAGCGCCGCGCGAAAATGGAAGCCAGCGAAAAGCCTTGGCGCCCGAAAGATCGCGTTCGTGAAGTATCAACATCATTGAAAACCTTTGCTGCATTGGCCACCAGTGCGGATAAAGGCGCAGTACGTGATGTATCGAAACTGGAAAATCTATGA
- a CDS encoding branched-chain amino acid transaminase gives MAKQPAEHIWFNGELKHWKDATVHVMTHAIHYGSSVFEGVRAYNTPDQGTCVFRLNDHNRRLFDSAKIYRMTIPYTLDQINQATLDIIRENKLKSAYIRPIAFYGDIGMGLQVPFGTEAEVAIAAFEWGAYLGEEALKNGVDAGISSWNRLAANTMPTGAKAGGNYLSSQLISMEARRHGYGEGIALDTNGFISEGAGENIFVIRDGIVVTTPKTAAILPGITRDTCITLLKDKGYEVREENIPREAMYLADEVFMCGTAAEVTPVRSVDGIEVGAGGRGPITKEVQDMFFGLFNGTTEDKWNWLTPVYK, from the coding sequence ATGGCTAAGCAACCTGCCGAACATATTTGGTTTAATGGCGAATTGAAACATTGGAAAGACGCTACTGTTCACGTAATGACGCATGCTATTCATTATGGTTCGTCTGTATTTGAAGGTGTGCGCGCATATAACACGCCGGATCAAGGCACTTGTGTTTTTCGTTTAAACGATCACAACCGTCGCTTGTTCGATTCAGCGAAAATCTATCGTATGACCATTCCATACACGCTAGATCAAATTAACCAAGCTACCCTTGATATCATTCGTGAGAACAAATTGAAATCAGCGTACATTCGCCCAATCGCGTTCTACGGTGATATTGGTATGGGACTTCAAGTGCCGTTTGGTACAGAAGCTGAAGTTGCCATTGCTGCATTTGAGTGGGGCGCTTACTTAGGTGAAGAAGCCCTTAAAAATGGTGTAGATGCGGGGATTTCTTCTTGGAACCGCTTAGCAGCTAATACCATGCCGACTGGTGCAAAAGCCGGTGGTAACTACTTATCTTCACAGCTGATTTCGATGGAAGCCCGTCGTCATGGCTACGGAGAAGGTATTGCCCTTGATACAAACGGCTTCATCAGTGAAGGTGCGGGCGAAAATATTTTCGTTATTCGCGACGGCATTGTGGTTACCACACCAAAAACTGCCGCTATTCTTCCAGGCATTACTCGTGATACGTGTATCACGCTACTTAAAGACAAAGGCTACGAAGTTCGCGAAGAAAACATTCCTCGTGAAGCTATGTATCTAGCTGATGAAGTCTTCATGTGTGGTACAGCGGCAGAAGTAACGCCTGTACGCAGTGTAGATGGAATTGAAGTAGGTGCGGGCGGCCGTGGCCCAATCACCAAAGAAGTACAAGATATGTTCTTCGGTCTTTTCAACGGTACTACTGAAGACAAATGGAACTGGTTAACACCGGTTTACAAGTAA
- a CDS encoding trimeric intracellular cation channel family protein has protein sequence MVDWFHWLNLAGVAVCAISGTLMAYQKRMDGFGVIVLASATAIGGGTLRDMMLDVPVFWIADNDYLYTTLIAAFIPIIWLRLSPRFPYHYLLIADAFGLALFNVVGIEKALANDTGIAVAIAMGTITGVFGGLLRDVICREVPLVLGGELYATTCIVGGMAYGLAMYLGFEAQWCGAVALATTVLMRLGALRWHWEMPVFYNEN, from the coding sequence ATGGTAGACTGGTTTCACTGGTTAAATTTAGCAGGGGTAGCGGTGTGTGCTATTTCTGGCACCCTGATGGCGTACCAAAAAAGGATGGACGGGTTTGGCGTTATTGTATTGGCAAGTGCCACTGCTATAGGAGGTGGAACACTGCGCGACATGATGCTGGACGTTCCCGTATTTTGGATTGCCGATAACGATTACCTGTACACCACACTGATTGCTGCCTTCATCCCTATTATTTGGTTACGATTAAGCCCACGCTTTCCTTATCATTATTTGCTTATTGCTGATGCGTTTGGGTTAGCGTTATTTAACGTGGTAGGCATAGAAAAAGCATTAGCTAACGATACTGGCATTGCAGTGGCGATTGCCATGGGCACCATTACTGGGGTATTTGGTGGTTTGTTACGTGATGTTATATGTCGAGAAGTACCATTAGTCTTAGGCGGGGAACTCTACGCAACGACCTGTATTGTGGGGGGAATGGCCTACGGTCTCGCCATGTATCTGGGCTTTGAGGCCCAGTGGTGCGGTGCAGTTGCCCTTGCAACCACAGTATTAATGCGGCTAGGCGCTTTGCGCTGGCACTGGGAAATGCCGGTCTTCTATAACGAAAATTAG
- a CDS encoding YifB family Mg chelatase-like AAA ATPase — translation MSMAVVKTFAGQGVAAPEVSVEIHLANGLPAFQLVGMAETSVKEARERVRSALINSGFDFPAKRITVNLAPADIPKYGGRFDLPIAVGILVASGYLPDTSVLNIAFVGELGLNGEIKPVSGLVPVLIAAADDDTPLVFPGVNDVEASLVSYATRYPAFDLLSVYEHLANNKKLNKGQPFSSCSSSTSSMGWDDIIGQTQAKRALTIAAAGSHNLLMVGPQGTGKSLLASRLLALLPPMTEQEALEVASIHSVKGENLNVERFLKRHMRSPHHTSSAVALTGGGSQPVPGEISLAHNGVLFLDELPEFGRRALDVLREPLETGDVHISRAMASATYPANFQLIAAMNPSPTGDIDDNRLTPQQQLSYLNRLSGPLLDRIDIQVEVPRLASYDLSPPVNSESDSMLDAKDRVLRAREVQLLRQGKPNAQLAAGELADLCQLTDSDLRFLQAAAKQLNLSMRVFHRTLKVARTLADLSEQPTVTRAHLAEALGYRALDTLIKQLSSQ, via the coding sequence ATGAGCATGGCAGTAGTTAAAACCTTTGCGGGGCAGGGCGTGGCAGCCCCCGAGGTATCAGTAGAAATTCACTTGGCCAATGGTTTACCAGCGTTCCAGTTGGTAGGTATGGCAGAAACCAGTGTAAAAGAAGCCCGAGAGCGGGTGCGCAGTGCGCTCATAAACAGCGGTTTCGATTTTCCCGCTAAACGTATAACCGTAAATTTAGCCCCCGCTGATATTCCTAAGTATGGTGGGCGTTTCGACTTACCCATTGCAGTAGGTATTTTGGTGGCATCAGGGTATCTCCCTGACACTAGCGTACTCAACATCGCCTTTGTGGGCGAACTCGGGTTAAACGGTGAAATTAAGCCAGTAAGTGGCCTAGTTCCTGTTTTAATTGCAGCAGCCGACGATGACACCCCCCTTGTTTTTCCGGGGGTTAACGATGTAGAAGCCTCGTTAGTATCCTACGCCACTCGTTACCCAGCGTTTGATCTTTTATCGGTTTACGAACACCTAGCGAATAATAAAAAACTCAATAAAGGTCAGCCCTTTAGCTCGTGTTCTTCCTCTACTAGTAGTATGGGTTGGGATGATATTATTGGCCAAACTCAAGCGAAACGAGCGCTAACTATAGCCGCAGCAGGCAGCCATAATCTTCTTATGGTAGGCCCACAAGGCACGGGAAAAAGTTTGCTAGCCAGTAGGTTACTTGCCCTATTACCCCCCATGACCGAGCAAGAAGCCTTAGAAGTAGCCTCCATTCATTCGGTAAAAGGGGAAAATTTAAATGTAGAGCGTTTTTTAAAGCGCCACATGCGCAGCCCACACCATACAAGCTCTGCTGTAGCGCTTACTGGCGGCGGGTCACAGCCTGTACCTGGCGAAATATCCTTAGCCCATAATGGGGTATTATTTTTAGATGAATTACCGGAATTTGGCCGCCGCGCATTAGATGTACTAAGAGAGCCATTGGAAACCGGTGATGTGCATATATCCCGTGCGATGGCGAGCGCCACCTATCCCGCCAATTTTCAATTAATAGCAGCCATGAACCCTAGCCCTACTGGCGATATTGACGACAACCGCTTAACACCACAACAGCAATTAAGTTATTTAAATAGGCTGTCTGGCCCCTTATTAGACAGAATAGACATACAAGTAGAGGTACCCAGGCTTGCCAGTTACGATTTATCGCCACCGGTAAATTCTGAGTCTGACTCCATGTTAGATGCCAAAGACAGGGTATTACGTGCAAGAGAAGTGCAACTTCTTCGCCAAGGAAAGCCCAATGCACAGCTTGCCGCCGGGGAGCTTGCTGATTTATGTCAGCTAACCGATAGCGACTTACGCTTTTTACAAGCAGCCGCTAAGCAATTAAATTTGTCGATGCGGGTATTCCACCGCACCCTTAAGGTAGCGAGGACACTGGCAGATTTGTCAGAACAGCCTACGGTTACCCGCGCCCATTTAGCCGAAGCGCTAGGTTATCGCGCATTGGATACCTTAATTAAGCAGCTCAGTAGTCAGTAG
- the ilvY gene encoding HTH-type transcriptional activator IlvY, giving the protein MDFRSLQLFTHLATSLHFGDTAQAMYVSPSTLSRVIQRLEDELGCTLFKRDNRKVALTHSGHKLLSFSTQSLKDWQQLKVDLREDSNSLQGEISLFCSVTASQSHLPAILRQFRAQHPGVDIRLITGDPALAIDKVKQKECDLSIAIYTPDLPTDLHFSPLDNVPLVLIAPRDWRLTQLTQVDWTKHQVIMPEHGPTRRIAYHWFAEHGIRPNVYASVGGNEAIVSMVALECGVGFVPKVVLDHSSMASLVTQIPVDDIEPYGLGLCCLQDKQNEPLINAFLQLEMAP; this is encoded by the coding sequence ATGGATTTTCGTAGCCTTCAATTGTTTACGCATCTTGCCACCAGCCTACATTTTGGCGATACCGCGCAAGCCATGTATGTGTCGCCTTCTACGCTAAGCCGCGTTATACAAAGGCTAGAGGATGAATTGGGTTGTACCTTGTTTAAACGCGACAACCGTAAAGTGGCGCTTACTCATAGTGGTCATAAACTGCTTTCATTCTCTACCCAGTCTTTAAAAGACTGGCAACAATTGAAGGTAGACTTGCGAGAAGACAGTAATTCGTTGCAAGGTGAGATAAGTTTGTTTTGTTCTGTAACGGCCAGTCAAAGTCATTTGCCTGCTATATTGCGTCAGTTTAGGGCACAGCATCCTGGTGTGGATATTCGCTTAATTACCGGCGACCCTGCACTAGCGATAGATAAGGTAAAGCAGAAAGAATGTGACTTATCGATAGCTATTTATACGCCTGACTTGCCTACAGACTTACATTTTTCCCCTTTAGACAACGTGCCTTTGGTGCTGATTGCGCCGCGAGACTGGCGGTTAACCCAGTTGACTCAGGTAGATTGGACTAAACATCAGGTGATCATGCCAGAGCATGGGCCTACCAGGCGCATTGCTTACCACTGGTTTGCAGAGCATGGTATTAGGCCAAATGTGTATGCTTCGGTAGGGGGTAATGAAGCCATTGTCAGCATGGTGGCGTTAGAATGCGGTGTGGGTTTTGTACCTAAAGTGGTGCTTGATCATTCAAGTATGGCAAGCTTGGTAACCCAAATTCCAGTAGATGATATCGAGCCCTATGGACTAGGGCTATGTTGCTTGCAAGATAAGCAAAACGAACCACTTATCAACGCGTTTTTACAATTGGAAATGGCTCCCTGA
- the ilvC gene encoding ketol-acid reductoisomerase, producing MANYFNTLSLRQQLDQLGRCRFMAREEFADGCQFLKGKKIVIVGCGAQGLNQGLNMRDSGLDVSYALRQAAIEEQRDSYKRATSNGFTVGTYQELIPSADLVYNLTPDKQHASVVEAVMPLMQKGATLGYSHGFNIVEEGQQIRSDITVVMCAPKCPGTEVREEYKRGFGVPTLIAVHPENDPENKGWDTAKALASATGGDRAGVLESSFVAEVKSDLMGEQTILCGMQQVAAVLAFEKMTADGIDAAYAGALIQFGLEAVTEALKIGGVTNMMDRLSNPAKVKAYDLSEQLTDLLRPLFEKHQDDIISGEFSRTMMEDWANGDANLLRWREETGETGFENAPVYEGEISEQEFFDHGILLVAMIKCGVEVAFDVMVEAGILPESAYYESLHETPLISNTIARKRLYEMNVVISDTAEYGNYLFANAAIPILREKFMPTIDTSVIGKGLSETSNQVENKRLVDINEAIRTHGVEQVGKTLRGYMTDMKAIIG from the coding sequence ATGGCTAATTATTTCAATACCCTATCGCTACGCCAGCAGCTAGATCAGCTTGGCCGCTGCCGCTTCATGGCACGCGAAGAATTCGCTGACGGTTGTCAGTTCTTAAAAGGCAAGAAGATTGTCATTGTAGGCTGCGGTGCTCAAGGTCTTAACCAAGGCTTGAACATGCGTGACTCTGGGTTAGATGTTTCTTATGCGCTGCGTCAAGCAGCCATTGAAGAGCAGCGTGACTCTTACAAACGTGCTACTAGCAATGGTTTCACTGTTGGCACTTATCAGGAACTAATTCCTAGTGCTGACTTGGTGTACAACCTAACGCCTGATAAGCAGCATGCAAGCGTTGTAGAAGCGGTAATGCCGTTAATGCAAAAAGGCGCAACACTTGGATACTCACACGGCTTCAACATTGTTGAAGAAGGCCAACAAATCCGTAGCGATATTACGGTGGTTATGTGTGCACCTAAGTGCCCAGGTACAGAAGTACGTGAAGAATATAAGCGCGGTTTCGGTGTACCAACTCTGATTGCCGTTCACCCTGAGAACGACCCTGAAAACAAGGGTTGGGATACTGCTAAAGCATTAGCAAGTGCAACAGGTGGCGATCGTGCAGGTGTACTTGAGTCTTCGTTCGTAGCTGAAGTTAAATCTGACCTTATGGGTGAGCAAACCATTCTATGTGGTATGCAACAAGTTGCTGCGGTACTTGCCTTTGAGAAAATGACCGCTGACGGTATTGACGCAGCGTATGCTGGTGCACTTATTCAGTTCGGCCTAGAAGCTGTCACTGAAGCACTTAAAATTGGTGGCGTAACCAACATGATGGACCGCCTATCAAACCCAGCAAAAGTGAAAGCGTACGATTTGTCAGAGCAACTTACTGACTTGCTTCGCCCACTATTTGAAAAGCATCAAGACGACATCATTAGCGGTGAGTTCTCTCGCACTATGATGGAAGATTGGGCAAACGGCGATGCTAACCTACTTAGATGGCGCGAAGAAACCGGTGAAACTGGTTTTGAAAACGCACCTGTCTACGAAGGTGAAATCAGCGAGCAAGAATTCTTTGACCACGGCATCCTTTTAGTTGCCATGATCAAGTGCGGTGTAGAAGTAGCCTTCGACGTAATGGTTGAAGCGGGTATCTTACCTGAGTCTGCGTACTACGAATCACTGCATGAAACACCACTTATCTCTAATACCATCGCGCGTAAGCGTTTGTATGAAATGAACGTGGTAATTTCAGACACAGCAGAATATGGAAACTACTTGTTTGCGAATGCAGCAATTCCAATTTTGCGTGAGAAATTTATGCCTACTATCGATACTTCAGTTATTGGTAAGGGATTGTCAGAAACCTCTAATCAGGTTGAAAACAAGCGCCTTGTTGATATTAACGAAGCTATTCGCACTCACGGTGTTGAGCAAGTAGGTAAGACCCTGCGTGGCTACATGACTGACATGAAAGCCATCATCGGTTAG
- a CDS encoding multidrug effflux MFS transporter — protein sequence MSHSSETAPNAGQPQGKPPLGLIEFVALMATMTSLVALSIDAMLPALLQIGETLNVDEPHHTHLIVTVFFMGMAFGQMFFGPFADSRGRRLTILIGLFIFAIGTFVCMSATNLETMLVGRVIQAFGVSGPRIAAMAIIRDLYVGDAMARVMSFIMMVFILVPMIAPMVGQAVMAFFGWFHIFTLFLIVATLAGTWFFSRQGETLPRHKRRPFSFKQFYLSSKFILTHATVMGYTFAMAGIFGSFLAYLSASQTIFQVYYGVGDMFPYIFAVLAFSIGLASYFNGTMVMKFGMRRLCRFALKGVNGFAVVYLGLLLAYDGLPPLVLTVVTMFVGFFFVGILFGNLNALAMQPLGDMAGLGAAIIGSLSSLFSVPIALFVDSFLDGNLYPIGIGFFVFFVLAYFAVRYAERVHECGE from the coding sequence ATGTCCCATTCAAGCGAGACCGCGCCTAATGCTGGCCAGCCTCAAGGAAAGCCCCCTTTAGGGTTAATTGAATTTGTAGCACTGATGGCTACCATGACATCGCTGGTGGCGTTAAGCATTGACGCTATGCTGCCTGCACTACTGCAAATAGGTGAGACGCTAAACGTAGACGAGCCGCACCATACCCATCTTATTGTGACTGTTTTCTTTATGGGAATGGCCTTTGGGCAGATGTTCTTCGGTCCATTTGCAGATAGTCGTGGTAGAAGGCTTACCATTTTGATCGGGCTGTTTATTTTTGCGATTGGCACTTTTGTGTGTATGTCGGCCACTAATTTAGAGACCATGCTGGTGGGTCGTGTGATACAAGCCTTTGGTGTCTCAGGACCGCGTATTGCCGCTATGGCGATTATTCGCGATTTGTACGTGGGTGATGCAATGGCACGGGTGATGTCATTTATTATGATGGTGTTCATCCTTGTGCCTATGATAGCGCCTATGGTGGGCCAAGCAGTAATGGCTTTTTTTGGGTGGTTTCATATATTCACCCTATTTTTGATAGTGGCAACCTTAGCGGGTACATGGTTTTTCAGTCGTCAAGGCGAGACTTTGCCGCGGCATAAACGCAGGCCGTTTTCGTTTAAGCAGTTTTACTTGTCATCAAAATTTATCCTTACTCATGCAACGGTAATGGGTTACACCTTCGCAATGGCGGGTATTTTTGGTTCGTTTCTGGCGTATTTGAGTGCCTCACAAACCATTTTTCAGGTGTATTACGGTGTGGGCGATATGTTTCCTTATATATTCGCAGTGCTGGCATTTTCGATTGGTTTAGCATCTTATTTCAACGGCACCATGGTAATGAAATTCGGCATGCGACGCTTGTGTCGCTTTGCCCTTAAAGGGGTTAACGGGTTTGCTGTTGTCTATCTTGGGTTATTACTCGCTTATGACGGGTTACCGCCACTTGTGCTTACCGTTGTTACCATGTTCGTTGGTTTCTTTTTTGTGGGTATTTTATTCGGTAACTTAAACGCACTTGCTATGCAGCCATTAGGGGATATGGCAGGGCTTGGTGCTGCTATAATCGGTTCTCTCTCAAGCCTGTTTTCTGTGCCCATTGCGCTGTTCGTAGATAGCTTTTTAGACGGTAATCTATACCCCATAGGCATTGGCTTTTTTGTCTTCTTCGTATTGGCTTATTTTGCGGTGAGATATGCAGAGCGGGTTCACGAATGCGGGGAATAG